Proteins from a single region of Ignavibacteria bacterium:
- the htpX gene encoding zinc metalloprotease HtpX → MNTLKTVFFMTLMMVLFLFVGGLLGGERGIMVAFIFSLVMNFGSYWFSDKIVLTMYGAKQVSENEFPALYRIVRGLAENAKLPMPKVYVMENPTPNAFATGRNPEHAAVAVTTGILNMLTDEELSGVIGHELAHVKHRDILIGTIVATLVGTITFVARMAGWALMFGGGRDRDRDGEGIGGIFLLVLSPIIAMLIQLAISRSREYLADEGGSEISGKPLMLASALNKLNVYNERMPMLNAQPSSAHLFIVSPLSGKSFLKVFSTHPPIEERIKRLQALAAKQA, encoded by the coding sequence ATGAATACATTAAAAACCGTGTTTTTTATGACCCTCATGATGGTACTATTCCTCTTTGTAGGGGGGCTGCTTGGAGGAGAAAGAGGGATAATGGTGGCTTTTATATTTTCACTCGTGATGAATTTCGGCTCGTACTGGTTTTCCGACAAGATTGTGCTTACAATGTACGGAGCCAAACAGGTCTCCGAAAATGAATTCCCTGCTCTTTACAGGATTGTTCGCGGCCTGGCAGAAAACGCTAAGCTCCCGATGCCTAAGGTTTACGTAATGGAAAACCCTACGCCCAACGCGTTTGCCACGGGAAGAAACCCTGAGCACGCTGCTGTTGCAGTTACGACGGGAATCCTTAATATGTTAACAGATGAAGAGCTCTCAGGCGTAATAGGCCATGAACTTGCGCACGTAAAGCACCGCGATATACTTATCGGCACCATTGTAGCCACGCTTGTAGGTACAATTACATTTGTAGCCCGTATGGCAGGCTGGGCTTTGATGTTCGGCGGCGGGCGCGACCGCGACCGCGACGGAGAGGGGATAGGCGGCATATTCCTGCTCGTTTTGTCACCCATAATTGCAATGCTCATTCAGCTCGCAATTTCAAGATCCAGGGAATACCTGGCAGACGAGGGAGGATCCGAAATATCAGGAAAGCCCTTAATGCTGGCCTCAGCCTTAAACAAGCTCAACGTATACAATGAAAGGATGCCGATGCTTAATGCTCAGCCTTCATCAGCGCACCTGTTCATAGTAAGCCCCCTTTCAGGCAAATCCTTCTTAAAGGTATTCTCCACCCATCCTCCCATCGAGGAAAGGATCAAACGCCTCCAGGCCCTTGCCGCAAAGCAGGCATAA
- a CDS encoding tetratricopeptide repeat protein: protein MKRLAVILFVLLMAGQAFSQNGDFDSRVKNGIRQIYNIKFDEADRTFKEVIADYPKHPAGKFFLAMIDWWKILLDLDNESYDDIFFAKLEDVIFQCDQILDKDPSNVDALFFKGGSIGFRGRLRAMRESWIKAADDGREALPIVNHAYKLNPNNVDVQLGFGIYDYYAAVIPAKYPMIKPLMMFFPSGDKEKGIKELTNVAMNGKYAKTESRYFLMQLYYQFEENFQKAEEFAKMLTSEYPDNPLFERYQGRINIRKGSLFTADSIFSDVYRKYQQKFPGYNEQSRREATYYLGYYRRNMGQTDAAIQYFQECENASRKLDKDEASGFMVNTLLYLGNLYDQKGERDRAVKYYKEVLDVKEFGHSHNLAGQYLQKPYQR, encoded by the coding sequence TTGAAAAGATTAGCTGTTATCCTTTTTGTCCTCCTGATGGCAGGACAGGCTTTCTCACAAAACGGGGATTTTGATTCCCGCGTGAAAAATGGAATCCGGCAGATATATAACATAAAGTTCGACGAGGCCGACAGGACCTTTAAGGAGGTTATTGCCGACTACCCGAAACATCCGGCAGGAAAATTCTTCCTTGCTATGATTGACTGGTGGAAGATTCTGCTGGACCTGGACAATGAAAGCTACGACGACATCTTTTTTGCGAAACTGGAAGACGTTATTTTTCAGTGCGACCAGATACTCGATAAGGACCCTTCTAATGTGGATGCCCTTTTCTTTAAGGGGGGCTCTATCGGCTTCCGCGGACGCTTAAGAGCCATGAGGGAAAGCTGGATTAAGGCCGCCGACGACGGGCGCGAGGCGCTCCCTATTGTAAACCATGCCTATAAGCTTAATCCGAATAACGTGGACGTGCAGCTGGGCTTTGGAATTTACGATTACTATGCTGCCGTAATTCCGGCAAAATACCCCATGATAAAGCCTCTTATGATGTTCTTCCCATCGGGAGACAAGGAAAAGGGAATTAAGGAACTGACCAACGTCGCAATGAACGGCAAGTACGCTAAAACAGAATCGAGATATTTCCTTATGCAGCTCTACTACCAGTTTGAGGAGAATTTCCAGAAAGCAGAGGAATTTGCAAAGATGCTTACTTCGGAATATCCCGATAACCCTCTTTTTGAGCGCTACCAGGGAAGAATTAATATAAGAAAAGGAAGCCTTTTTACGGCAGACAGCATTTTTTCCGACGTCTACAGGAAATACCAGCAGAAATTCCCCGGCTATAATGAACAGTCTAGAAGGGAAGCAACCTATTACCTGGGATACTACAGGCGCAACATGGGGCAGACGGATGCCGCTATTCAATATTTCCAGGAATGTGAAAATGCATCAAGAAAGCTGGACAAAGATGAGGCCTCTGGTTTCATGGTAAATACGCTGCTTTACCTCGGGAACCTTTACGACCAGAAAGGGGAGCGCGACAGGGCGGTTAAATACTATAAAGAGGTGCTTGACGTTAAGGAGTTCGGCCATTCGCATAACCTTGCCGGGCAGTATCTGCAGAAACCGTATCAGAGATAA
- the porQ gene encoding type IX secretion system protein PorQ, with translation MKFYRIFLLIFLSLPFLSGLHAQSAYDFLRLDLNPRAAALAGSFVTNTDDPNVVFYNPAGINSLKETPVSISYVNYFLDINMGGLAVSKEFENAGRFALGVNYINYGTFTRADEFKNKLGEFSAGDVAFMLGYANALDQNFYYGVNVKFIYSSIAEVASSAAGVDLGLQYLFPDQQIVFGLSALNLGTQIKPYYDSHRESLPVDLRFGISKKMAHIPLTIALSFNKLNENQELGDKLKVFSLGAEFNLSRVLRLRLGYDNEKRREMKLDTSTGLAGFNIGVGALISGYNFDYSYSSYGFIDAIHRIGITFSY, from the coding sequence ATGAAGTTTTACCGGATTTTTCTGCTGATATTTTTGTCTTTACCGTTTCTAAGCGGGCTCCATGCGCAGTCGGCATACGACTTTCTGCGTCTGGACCTGAATCCGAGAGCTGCTGCCCTGGCCGGAAGCTTTGTAACAAATACAGACGACCCGAACGTGGTATTCTATAATCCGGCAGGTATTAATTCCCTTAAAGAAACCCCGGTTTCAATCTCCTACGTCAATTACTTCCTGGATATCAACATGGGCGGGCTGGCGGTTTCAAAGGAATTTGAAAATGCAGGACGCTTTGCACTGGGAGTTAATTATATAAACTACGGCACCTTTACGCGCGCAGACGAATTTAAGAACAAGCTTGGCGAATTCAGCGCCGGCGACGTAGCTTTTATGCTGGGCTATGCCAACGCCCTGGATCAGAATTTCTACTACGGCGTAAACGTTAAATTTATATATTCATCGATCGCTGAGGTAGCATCTTCCGCCGCGGGAGTTGACCTGGGACTTCAGTACCTGTTCCCCGATCAGCAGATCGTCTTTGGGCTTTCAGCCCTGAACCTTGGGACACAGATAAAACCCTACTACGATTCGCACAGGGAAAGCCTTCCTGTAGACCTCAGGTTCGGGATTTCAAAGAAGATGGCGCACATCCCTCTTACAATTGCCCTTAGCTTTAACAAGCTTAATGAGAACCAGGAGTTAGGTGACAAGCTAAAAGTATTCTCCCTTGGCGCCGAATTTAACTTAAGCCGCGTCTTAAGGCTGCGCCTGGGCTACGACAATGAAAAACGCAGGGAGATGAAACTCGATACATCAACCGGACTGGCAGGATTTAATATAGGAGTGGGAGCACTTATAAGCGGCTACAACTTCGATTATTCCTACTCCTCATACGGATTTATAGATGCCATACACCGGATCGGAATAACTTTCAGCTATTAA
- the plsY gene encoding glycerol-3-phosphate 1-O-acyltransferase PlsY: protein MYLLTTIILLSYLIGSIPTSIIVGKLVKGIDIRNYGSGNAGGTNVYRILGWKYGILVILLDALKGALAVVLVARLHYGSFPFENATPFDDFTLVQIIAGVAAVIGHIWTIFAGFRGGKGIATALGMLMSIITVDMLFAIGVFIIVVVVSKYISLGSILGAISVPLILFIRENIFHANIQGYGVVLPFSIGICLLILYTHRANLGRIFSGKESRISLSGRKKA from the coding sequence ATGTATCTCTTAACAACAATCATATTATTATCGTATCTGATCGGATCTATACCCACAAGCATTATAGTGGGAAAACTTGTTAAAGGAATCGACATCAGAAACTACGGCAGCGGAAATGCCGGAGGAACGAACGTATACAGGATTTTAGGCTGGAAGTATGGCATACTGGTCATTCTTCTGGATGCCCTTAAGGGGGCTCTTGCAGTTGTTCTTGTGGCAAGACTGCATTACGGCAGCTTCCCCTTCGAGAACGCCACACCTTTTGACGACTTTACGCTAGTACAGATCATTGCAGGTGTTGCCGCCGTTATAGGGCACATCTGGACGATTTTCGCCGGTTTCAGGGGCGGAAAAGGAATTGCAACGGCTCTCGGCATGCTTATGTCAATCATTACAGTCGACATGCTCTTTGCAATCGGGGTCTTTATTATTGTTGTAGTAGTTTCAAAGTATATTTCGCTCGGATCGATTCTGGGCGCCATATCGGTACCTTTAATTTTGTTTATCCGTGAGAACATTTTCCACGCGAACATACAGGGATACGGCGTTGTACTCCCCTTCTCAATTGGAATCTGTTTACTGATACTCTATACGCACCGTGCAAATCTCGGCAGAATCTTCAGCGGAAAAGAAAGCAGAATATCTTTATCCGGCAGGAAAAAAGCTTAG
- the ispD gene encoding 2-C-methyl-D-erythritol 4-phosphate cytidylyltransferase, with protein sequence MRTIAVIPAGGQGKRFGCEVPKQYQKIHGRELIAYTLEVFQKSDLIDEIVVAAQPDYFELLENVAAKYQFTKLKSIVNGGKERQDSVFNAITSIKADKEDLIAVHDAARPLLSQKILTEAIKQAEEFQSVLVCIKARDTLLKGEEFVSSFLDRSDVFYAQTPQIFKYHIIRKALEDAFEANFYGTDESMLVTRAGFKVKIVEGSVLNFKITTRPDFELFEKLSGIL encoded by the coding sequence ATGAGGACTATTGCAGTTATACCTGCCGGCGGGCAGGGAAAGCGTTTCGGTTGTGAGGTTCCCAAGCAGTATCAGAAAATACACGGGCGGGAACTGATCGCCTATACGCTTGAAGTGTTCCAGAAATCAGATTTAATTGATGAAATAGTTGTAGCTGCGCAGCCCGATTATTTTGAACTCCTTGAGAATGTTGCAGCTAAATATCAGTTTACAAAGCTAAAATCTATTGTAAACGGAGGCAAAGAAAGGCAGGACTCCGTCTTCAATGCCATCACTTCAATAAAGGCCGATAAAGAGGATCTCATTGCGGTACACGATGCCGCACGGCCCCTCTTAAGCCAGAAGATTTTAACTGAAGCCATAAAACAGGCCGAAGAGTTCCAGAGCGTGCTGGTCTGCATTAAGGCGCGCGATACGCTGCTGAAGGGAGAGGAGTTTGTCTCTTCGTTCCTCGACAGGAGTGACGTATTTTACGCCCAGACTCCGCAAATCTTCAAGTACCACATTATCAGAAAGGCGCTTGAAGATGCCTTTGAGGCAAATTTTTACGGGACTGATGAATCAATGCTGGTAACAAGAGCCGGATTTAAGGTGAAAATTGTGGAAGGTTCGGTACTTAATTTTAAGATTACTACCAGACCCGACTTTGAACTATTTGAAAAGTTAAGCGGGATTTTGTAA
- a CDS encoding PEGA domain-containing protein: protein MKKYYLLAIALLISFAFYSCSDNSTNPEPAAQKGSIYITSNPSGAQIWNNNTNTNKITPDSLTGLDAGSYSITLKYQGLRDTTISVAVNAGETTKLSVKMPLSTVTYPVVRIYETIGTTGKPSGLILSTGQPSGISSTAPDRAKVDLYYSSSGFVLASADQASGLTRVTFFKVGNSTTLTDTVSAPAKDQSWVKSVPDTESNYIFVYDNDQHYSKIRIVNKGGGVPGEPAWVDVVVVYNQQAGDRRF, encoded by the coding sequence ATGAAAAAGTATTATCTACTTGCAATTGCCCTGCTTATTTCTTTTGCGTTTTATTCATGCAGCGATAATTCAACCAATCCAGAGCCTGCGGCACAAAAAGGAAGCATTTATATAACATCAAACCCGAGCGGAGCCCAGATCTGGAATAACAACACAAACACAAATAAGATTACGCCCGACAGCCTTACAGGCCTTGATGCAGGTTCATATTCAATTACGCTTAAATACCAGGGGCTGCGTGACACGACCATTTCCGTTGCAGTTAATGCAGGAGAGACGACGAAGCTTAGCGTAAAGATGCCCCTTTCAACTGTAACCTATCCCGTGGTAAGGATCTATGAGACGATAGGCACAACCGGGAAACCGAGCGGACTGATCCTTTCTACGGGGCAGCCCTCGGGTATCAGTTCAACTGCTCCCGACAGGGCAAAGGTTGACCTTTACTATTCGAGTTCCGGCTTTGTGCTTGCCTCAGCCGACCAGGCAAGCGGATTAACAAGGGTAACATTCTTTAAGGTTGGCAATTCGACTACACTCACAGATACGGTTTCGGCTCCCGCAAAGGACCAGAGCTGGGTTAAGAGCGTACCGGATACGGAGAGTAATTATATTTTCGTTTACGACAACGACCAGCATTATTCAAAGATCAGGATTGTCAACAAGGGAGGCGGAGTACCGGGCGAACCGGCATGGGTTGACGTAGTGGTGGTCTACAACCAGCAGGCCGGCGACAGAAGGTTCTAA
- a CDS encoding glycine--tRNA ligase, producing the protein MVEKIVSLAKRRGFVFQSSEIYGGLNGCWDYGPLGVELLKNIKEEWWKFMTYRKNIEGIDAAILMHPRVWEASGHVANFTDPMIDCKQCKARFRLDTLAELISAKKKEKAVKALHEVVAEHPEQIRKLDELTQGKFTDEASMNEAFDAVLEDQDLGKKLLSILNCPQCGNAGTFTSARQFNLMFKTFIGPVEDSGAVVYLRPETAQGIFVNFLNVQNSSRQKLPFGIAQIGKAFRNEINTKNFLFRTREFEQMEMQFFIKPSDDDKWYEYWKEQRIEWFKALGMTPDKLRFHDHPQDKLAHYAKKATDIEYLFPFGWGEIEGIHNRKDWDLSQHQKFSNKSLQYFDEESKEKFVPYVIETSAGASRSFMAFLIDSYYEEEVNGEQRSVLKFHPRLAPIKAAVLPLVNKDGMPEIAQKIDRDLRPFLRVFYDDKGAIGRRYRRMDEVGTPYCITVDTQTLEDQTVTIRERDSMQQERVAIDQLLSYFQKKLVNSSLDF; encoded by the coding sequence ATAGTTGAGAAAATTGTTTCTCTGGCTAAAAGAAGAGGATTTGTATTCCAGTCGAGCGAAATCTACGGAGGCCTTAACGGCTGCTGGGATTACGGCCCGCTTGGAGTTGAACTCCTTAAAAATATAAAGGAAGAATGGTGGAAATTCATGACCTACAGGAAAAATATCGAGGGGATTGACGCCGCCATACTTATGCACCCAAGAGTTTGGGAAGCCTCAGGACATGTGGCTAATTTTACCGATCCAATGATCGACTGCAAACAGTGCAAGGCGCGTTTCCGCCTCGATACACTGGCAGAACTGATTTCAGCCAAGAAAAAAGAAAAGGCGGTTAAAGCCCTGCACGAAGTTGTGGCAGAACATCCTGAGCAGATCCGGAAGCTTGATGAACTCACACAGGGCAAGTTTACCGATGAGGCTTCAATGAATGAGGCTTTTGACGCCGTCTTGGAGGACCAGGATCTTGGCAAAAAGCTTTTATCAATTCTTAACTGCCCGCAGTGCGGAAATGCAGGCACTTTTACCTCGGCAAGGCAGTTTAACCTCATGTTCAAAACTTTCATCGGCCCGGTTGAAGATTCAGGCGCCGTAGTTTACTTGAGGCCTGAGACCGCACAGGGCATATTTGTAAATTTCCTGAACGTCCAGAACTCCAGCCGCCAGAAGCTCCCATTTGGAATTGCACAGATCGGCAAGGCGTTCAGAAATGAAATTAATACGAAGAACTTCCTCTTCCGTACACGTGAATTTGAACAGATGGAAATGCAGTTCTTCATTAAGCCTTCTGATGACGATAAGTGGTACGAATACTGGAAAGAACAGCGCATAGAGTGGTTCAAGGCTCTGGGTATGACCCCCGACAAGCTGAGATTCCATGACCATCCGCAGGATAAGCTGGCTCACTATGCTAAAAAAGCTACTGATATAGAATACCTCTTCCCCTTCGGCTGGGGTGAAATTGAGGGTATTCATAACAGGAAGGACTGGGACCTCAGCCAGCACCAGAAATTTTCCAATAAATCTCTTCAGTATTTTGACGAGGAATCAAAGGAAAAATTCGTTCCTTATGTAATTGAAACTTCAGCCGGCGCAAGCCGCTCATTTATGGCATTCTTAATCGATTCTTACTACGAAGAAGAAGTTAACGGCGAGCAGAGGTCTGTTCTTAAATTCCACCCGCGCCTGGCTCCCATTAAGGCTGCCGTTTTACCGCTCGTAAATAAGGACGGTATGCCTGAAATAGCTCAGAAGATAGACCGCGACTTAAGGCCTTTCCTCAGGGTGTTCTACGACGACAAGGGTGCCATAGGCCGCAGATACAGAAGAATGGACGAGGTTGGTACTCCGTACTGCATTACCGTTGATACACAGACACTCGAGGACCAGACGGTTACAATTAGGGAAAGAGACTCCATGCAGCAGGAAAGGGTCGCAATTGACCAGCTGCTGTCCTATTTCCAGAAAAAACTTGTTAACAGCAGCCTCGATTTCTGA
- a CDS encoding NAD(P)H-dependent glycerol-3-phosphate dehydrogenase, whose product MNITVLGAGGWGTTLAILLHYNGHKVSLWEYDRQYAKTLDKIRENKLYLPGIQIPQEMIITHDLDDALDNNHMTVMAVPSQFLRSVVKKIDFAQIKNSILVSVAKGIENKSLLTMSQMLKDEIPQLSEEQIGVLSGPSHAEEVSRRIPTAVVAASKSDATSKSIQGAFIVSYFRVYSSTDILGVELGGAVKNVIAIGAGIIDGAKFGDNTKAAIMTRGIAEISRLGAAMGAKAETFAGLSGMGDLIVTCMSRHSRNRFVGEKIGEGKTLKQVLKSMTMVAEGVETCRSVKNLAEVHKVSTPIVNEVYSVLFEDKDPVKATTDLMTRDMKSE is encoded by the coding sequence ATGAATATTACAGTTTTAGGCGCAGGCGGCTGGGGAACAACCCTGGCAATACTGCTTCATTATAACGGGCACAAGGTTTCTCTTTGGGAGTATGACCGCCAGTATGCAAAAACCCTGGATAAAATAAGGGAGAACAAACTTTACCTGCCTGGCATTCAGATTCCGCAGGAGATGATAATTACGCACGACCTGGATGATGCCCTTGATAACAACCATATGACAGTAATGGCCGTTCCGTCGCAGTTCTTAAGGAGCGTGGTAAAGAAAATCGATTTTGCGCAGATAAAAAACTCAATTCTTGTAAGTGTTGCAAAGGGAATTGAGAACAAGTCGCTTCTTACGATGTCGCAGATGTTAAAAGACGAGATACCGCAGTTAAGCGAAGAGCAGATAGGAGTCCTTTCAGGCCCGAGCCATGCCGAAGAGGTAAGCCGCCGCATTCCGACGGCCGTTGTAGCCGCATCAAAGTCGGATGCCACAAGTAAAAGCATACAGGGAGCGTTTATAGTCTCATATTTCAGAGTCTATTCATCCACCGATATTCTGGGCGTTGAGCTTGGTGGCGCGGTAAAAAATGTAATTGCAATTGGTGCCGGTATTATAGATGGCGCCAAGTTCGGTGACAACACAAAAGCCGCCATTATGACGCGCGGCATAGCAGAGATCTCGAGGCTGGGGGCTGCAATGGGGGCAAAAGCCGAAACGTTTGCTGGTCTTTCAGGCATGGGGGATTTAATAGTAACGTGCATGAGCCGCCACAGCCGCAACAGGTTTGTTGGGGAAAAGATTGGCGAAGGAAAGACGTTAAAGCAGGTATTAAAGTCGATGACCATGGTAGCCGAAGGGGTTGAGACCTGCCGTTCGGTCAAGAACCTGGCGGAAGTTCACAAGGTAAGCACGCCGATAGTAAATGAAGTATATTCGGTTTTATTTGAGGACAAAGATCCCGTCAAGGCCACAACGGACCTCATGACGCGAGATATGAAGTCAGAGTAA